The genomic interval ATGAGGTTAAAGAGGGCGATTGGGTGATGATTTACCACTCCTCGTGCAAGCAGGTTGGCGTGGCAGGGATCGCGAAAGTGGTTCGTGAAGCCTACCCCGATCATTTTCAGTTTGATTTGAACAGCGACTATTTCGACGTGAAGTCAACGCCAGAAAACCCGCGTTGGATAATGGTCGATGTGGAGTTTGTGCGCAAAACCGAACGGGTGATCCCTTTGGCGGTGTTGAAAGCCATGCCCGAGTTGGAAAACATGCCATTGGTGAAAAAGGGTAATCGCTTGTCGGTGATGCCAGTGACGGAACAAGAATGGCAGGCCATTTTAACCAAAGAAAAACTGCCGAGCCGCCGTTAGTCTTGCCGATGTGCAGCAAGGTTGTCGCAAATGAGTCGCAGGTAAAAATAAAACGGGCAGCGTGACGCTGCCCCGTAGTCATTGATTGTGCCGTATTTACAGCAGATGTTTTTGCAGATAGTGCGCCACGGCATCGTCGGCATTGCTGCCAATGATTTCGTTGTCTGGTAGGGCTTTCTTCACTTTTTCGTGAGAGGTTTCCATCACCAACCCTTTGCCCGCCATCGACAACATTTCCACGTCGTTCATCCCGTCGCCAAAGGCCACACAGTTTTCCAGTGTCAGGCCCAGTGATTCTGCGACCGCTTTCAGCGCGTCCCCTTTTGACACTTCCGCGGCCATCACTTCCAAACACCAAGGCGTTGAGAAGGCAATATTGAGTTGATCGCCAAAGGCTTCACGTAACTGGTTTTCAAAGCCAACCAGATGCTCGTGATCTTGCCCTGGATGGGTGAAGAAGATTTTTGCGATGCCGTCAGTTGGTGCGTTGTCGATATCGTAAACCT from Vibrio vulnificus NBRC 15645 = ATCC 27562 carries:
- a CDS encoding EVE domain-containing protein translates to MAYWLFKTEPDTFSIDTLRVQKVSCWEGVRNYQARNMLRDEVKEGDWVMIYHSSCKQVGVAGIAKVVREAYPDHFQFDLNSDYFDVKSTPENPRWIMVDVEFVRKTERVIPLAVLKAMPELENMPLVKKGNRLSVMPVTEQEWQAILTKEKLPSRR